A single Pedobacter sp. PACM 27299 DNA region contains:
- a CDS encoding DUF2911 domain-containing protein, translating to MKRNTLLGLTLFIGFFSLNANAQEKKKASPPANVKETTSSGVTIAIDYSQPSVKGRTIGGEIAPYGKVWRTGANEATTFEVSKDVKVEGKNLPAGKYGLYTIPGEKEWTIIFNKTWKQWGTNYAEADDALRVTVKPEKSSTFTEQMTFKIDKSGKVTLLWGDKSVSFRVK from the coding sequence ATGAAAAGAAATACATTGTTAGGATTAACCCTTTTTATAGGGTTTTTCAGCCTGAATGCGAACGCACAGGAGAAAAAGAAAGCAAGTCCGCCGGCAAACGTTAAGGAAACTACCAGTTCTGGAGTGACTATTGCCATTGATTATAGTCAGCCCTCTGTGAAAGGCAGAACAATTGGTGGAGAAATTGCGCCTTATGGTAAAGTATGGCGTACCGGTGCCAATGAAGCCACAACTTTTGAAGTCAGCAAAGACGTCAAAGTTGAAGGTAAAAATCTTCCCGCAGGTAAATATGGTTTGTACACGATTCCCGGAGAAAAGGAATGGACGATTATTTTTAATAAAACCTGGAAACAATGGGGAACAAATTATGCGGAAGCAGATGATGCTTTACGCGTAACTGTTAAACCGGAAAAATCTTCGACGTTCACGGAACAGATGACATTCAAAATTGACAAATCAGGTAAGGTGACGTTGCTATGGGGAGACAAATCGGTTTCTTTCCGTGTGAAATAA